The following proteins are co-located in the Bordetella bronchialis genome:
- a CDS encoding hydantoinase/oxoprolinase family protein — MYRIGIDVGGTFTDFTMIDESAGVVHFHKVPSTPDDPSRAIATGIAGLLEMHGVAPSQVSHVGHGTTVATNLIIERKGAQVGLITTRGFRDVLEIGRQTRPHLYDYGVGKPPVAVPRQFRIEVAERVQATGEVREPLDEQAVREAARYFRQHGIGAVTICFLHSYRNPVHEQRAREIVAQEMPDAYISLSSEVLPEFREYERLSTTVLNAAVGPRMAGYLERFLLRVRELGIAHEPHTVHSNGGLMSIASVRQFPVRTCLSGPAAGVVGAAAVGRVIGSPNLVTFDVGGTSTDVSLIVEGKPLFTSHRHVAGYPVKTPMVDIHVIGAGGGSIAWMDDAGALKVGPHSAGAVPGPVGYGRGGQEPTITDAEIVLQRLNPVSLLNGRMPVHAEAARQVIQDKVARPLGLGIEDAAEGILRIATANMSRAIRAVSTERGYDLSRFALFAFGGAGPLHAVEVAQECGIPRVIVPQEPGTMCARGILLSDISFDFVRSEIALATPDNWTRVAAIFDALRQQADEWLAAEGVAPALRAAHCAIDARYEGQNFEVQVPLDDTGASGFQEFLSRFAQAHMREYGYDVDDRAIQIINCRVQATGQVIKAPLSPRTVRGSVAEARIGARDAYFGAAHGWLESPVYDRGRLPTGVSFQGPALVEEMSSTTVIGVGQHAVVDDYGNLIITLQGNANG, encoded by the coding sequence ATGTACCGGATCGGCATAGACGTCGGCGGGACGTTTACCGACTTCACCATGATCGACGAAAGCGCGGGCGTGGTGCATTTCCACAAGGTGCCCTCCACGCCGGACGATCCCTCGCGCGCCATCGCCACGGGGATCGCCGGGCTGCTGGAGATGCACGGCGTCGCGCCGTCGCAGGTGTCCCACGTCGGGCATGGCACCACGGTCGCCACCAACCTGATCATCGAGCGCAAGGGCGCGCAGGTCGGCCTGATCACCACGCGCGGCTTTCGGGACGTGCTCGAAATCGGCCGCCAGACGCGCCCGCATCTGTACGACTACGGCGTCGGCAAGCCGCCCGTGGCCGTGCCGCGCCAGTTCCGCATCGAAGTCGCCGAGCGCGTGCAGGCCACCGGCGAAGTCCGCGAGCCGCTGGACGAACAGGCGGTGCGCGAGGCGGCCCGCTACTTCAGGCAGCACGGCATCGGCGCAGTCACCATCTGCTTCCTGCATTCCTACCGCAATCCGGTGCACGAACAACGGGCGCGAGAGATCGTCGCGCAGGAAATGCCGGACGCCTACATCAGCCTTTCCAGCGAAGTGCTGCCCGAGTTCCGCGAATACGAAAGGCTGTCCACCACCGTGCTGAACGCGGCCGTGGGTCCGCGCATGGCCGGCTACCTGGAGCGCTTCCTGCTGCGCGTGCGCGAACTGGGCATCGCGCACGAACCGCATACCGTGCATTCCAACGGCGGCCTGATGTCTATCGCCAGCGTGCGCCAGTTCCCGGTGCGTACCTGCCTGTCCGGGCCCGCCGCCGGCGTGGTGGGCGCCGCCGCCGTGGGCCGTGTGATAGGCAGTCCCAACCTCGTCACGTTCGACGTGGGCGGCACCAGCACCGACGTATCGCTCATCGTGGAGGGCAAGCCGCTGTTCACCTCGCACCGCCACGTGGCCGGCTATCCGGTCAAGACGCCCATGGTGGATATCCATGTGATCGGCGCGGGCGGCGGCAGCATCGCCTGGATGGACGATGCCGGCGCGCTGAAGGTCGGCCCGCACAGCGCCGGCGCGGTGCCGGGCCCGGTCGGCTACGGCCGCGGCGGCCAGGAGCCTACCATTACCGATGCCGAGATCGTGCTGCAGCGCCTGAATCCGGTATCGCTGCTGAATGGCCGCATGCCGGTGCATGCCGAGGCCGCGCGCCAGGTCATCCAGGACAAGGTGGCCCGCCCCTTGGGCCTGGGCATCGAGGACGCCGCCGAAGGCATCCTGCGCATCGCCACCGCCAACATGAGCCGCGCCATCCGCGCCGTTTCCACCGAACGCGGCTACGACCTTTCGCGCTTCGCCCTGTTCGCCTTCGGCGGCGCGGGTCCCCTGCACGCGGTGGAAGTGGCGCAGGAATGCGGCATCCCGCGCGTCATCGTGCCGCAGGAGCCGGGCACCATGTGCGCGCGCGGCATCCTGCTCAGCGACATCTCCTTCGATTTCGTGCGCAGCGAGATCGCGCTGGCCACGCCGGACAACTGGACCCGCGTGGCGGCGATATTCGATGCGCTGCGCCAGCAGGCCGACGAGTGGCTGGCGGCCGAGGGGGTGGCGCCCGCGCTGCGCGCCGCGCATTGCGCCATCGACGCGCGCTATGAAGGCCAGAACTTCGAGGTGCAGGTGCCGCTGGACGACACCGGCGCCAGCGGCTTCCAGGAATTCCTGTCGCGCTTCGCCCAGGCCCATATGCGCGAATACGGCTACGACGTGGACGACCGCGCCATCCAGATCATCAATTGCCGCGTGCAGGCCACCGGCCAGGTCATCAAGGCGCCGCTGTCGCCGCGCACCGTGCGCGGCAGCGTGGCGGAAGCCCGCATCGGCGCCCGCGACGCCTACTTCGGCGCCGCCCATGGCTGGCTGGAATCGCCGGTCTACGACCGCGGGCGCCTGCCCACCGGCGTGTCCTTCCAGGGCCCGGCCCTGGTCGAGGAAATGAGCTCCACCACCGTGATCGGCGTCGGCCAGCATGCCGTGGTGGACGATTACGGCAATCTCATCATCACCCTGCAAGGCAACGCAAATGGCTGA
- a CDS encoding hydantoinase B/oxoprolinase family protein has translation MAEPTRTDDTLADPIGMEVFCNRLLSITEDMNNTLVRASFSTNIKERKDCSVALFDARGRLVAQGTQIPLHLGSLDGAMQAILERHPVDGIAEGDIFICNDPYLANGSHLPDINIVTPVFWEGRLCFFAANIAHHSDVGGPVPGSIAGGLNSIFAEGIRIPVTRIARAGVMDDDLLNLICANTRDPEERLLDLRVQMATNRRGAAAMQGLIRQMGLEAVLQSVDDVIRYTRRRLLNRIAELKQGSYTFHSDLDDDGLGGDPVRIQVTLTVHPDRLHFDFTGSGRQARGAMNLPVNALRASVYYAVKALLDPDIAPNAGLFEPIEVHAPLGTITNPEHPAAVGARSITAQKVAGAIFGAFRGLLPPEKIMASGNDCCPAIVFSGKWATRPGQFVYLETLGGGAGARYDSDGMDAIHVHMTNTSNLPVEALENEYPLLMDEYAMIPDSGGAGRTRGGLAIAKQIRALVPGIVFSARSDSHTVGVATGVDGGLDGRRARLVRNHGTARQEELFSKTANIVLDAGESVRIETPGGGGYGAPALRAPERLRRDLLDGKISEAAARDAYGELAETR, from the coding sequence ATGGCTGAACCCACCCGCACGGACGACACCCTGGCCGATCCCATCGGCATGGAAGTCTTCTGCAACCGGCTGCTGTCGATTACGGAAGACATGAACAACACGCTGGTGCGCGCCTCGTTCTCCACGAACATCAAGGAGCGCAAGGACTGCTCGGTGGCGCTGTTCGATGCCCGCGGCCGACTGGTCGCGCAGGGCACGCAGATTCCCCTGCACCTGGGTTCGCTGGACGGCGCCATGCAGGCCATCCTGGAACGCCATCCGGTGGACGGCATCGCCGAGGGCGATATCTTCATCTGCAACGATCCCTACCTGGCCAATGGCAGCCACCTGCCGGATATCAATATCGTCACGCCGGTTTTCTGGGAAGGGCGCCTGTGCTTTTTCGCGGCCAATATCGCGCACCACTCCGACGTCGGCGGGCCGGTGCCGGGCTCCATCGCGGGCGGCCTGAATTCCATCTTCGCGGAGGGCATCCGCATCCCGGTCACGCGCATCGCGCGCGCCGGCGTCATGGATGACGACCTGCTCAACCTGATCTGCGCCAACACCCGCGATCCGGAGGAGCGCCTGCTGGACCTGCGCGTGCAGATGGCCACCAACCGCCGCGGTGCCGCCGCCATGCAGGGCCTGATCCGCCAGATGGGCCTGGAGGCGGTGCTGCAATCGGTGGACGACGTCATCCGCTACACTCGCCGCCGCCTGCTGAACCGCATCGCCGAGCTGAAGCAGGGCAGCTACACCTTTCATTCCGACCTGGACGACGATGGGCTGGGCGGCGACCCGGTGCGCATCCAGGTGACGCTGACGGTACACCCGGACCGCCTGCATTTCGATTTCACGGGCTCCGGACGGCAGGCGCGCGGGGCGATGAACCTGCCGGTGAACGCCTTGCGCGCCTCGGTGTACTACGCCGTGAAGGCCCTGCTGGATCCGGACATCGCGCCCAACGCCGGCCTGTTCGAACCCATCGAAGTGCATGCGCCGCTGGGCACGATCACCAACCCCGAACACCCCGCGGCGGTGGGCGCCCGTTCCATCACGGCACAGAAGGTCGCGGGCGCGATCTTCGGCGCTTTCCGGGGATTGTTGCCGCCGGAGAAAATCATGGCGTCCGGCAACGACTGCTGCCCGGCCATCGTGTTCTCCGGCAAATGGGCCACGCGGCCGGGGCAGTTCGTGTACCTGGAAACGCTGGGCGGCGGCGCCGGCGCGCGCTACGACAGCGACGGCATGGACGCCATCCACGTCCACATGACGAATACCTCCAACCTGCCCGTGGAGGCCCTGGAAAACGAATATCCCCTGCTGATGGACGAATACGCCATGATCCCGGATTCGGGCGGCGCCGGCCGCACGCGCGGCGGCTTGGCGATCGCCAAGCAGATCCGCGCGCTGGTGCCCGGCATCGTCTTCTCGGCCCGCTCGGACAGCCACACCGTGGGCGTGGCCACCGGCGTGGACGGCGGCCTGGACGGGCGCCGCGCCCGCCTGGTGCGCAACCACGGCACGGCGCGGCAGGAAGAGCTGTTCTCCAAGACCGCCAACATCGTGCTGGACGCCGGCGAAAGCGTGCGCATCGAAACCCCCGGCGGCGGCGGATACGGCGCGCCCGCGCTGCGCGCCCCGGAACGCCTGCGGCGCGACCTGCTGGACGGCAAGATCAGCGAGGCCGCGGCGCGGGACGCGTACGGCGAGTTGGCGGAGACTCGCTGA
- a CDS encoding oxidoreductase, giving the protein MSSAPPSSPVWFITGCSTGFGRALAQAVIARGWRVVATAREPARIQDLAAAAPDRVLALALDVTDPSAIAASVGAAQQRFGRIDVLVNNAGYGYQATVEEGVEAEIRAQFDANVFGLFALTRAVLPGMRERRRGHIINITSVAGLVGFQGSAYYAASKHAVEGFSDALAAEAAPLGIQVTCVEPGPFRTDWAGRSLRQTPTRIADYAESAARRMQATRENSGKQIGDPDRAAQAMIHITEVEQAPRHLVLGAFGMKAVTDKLKERLAQIESWRDVGVGTDFPG; this is encoded by the coding sequence ATGTCGTCCGCACCGCCTTCTTCCCCCGTCTGGTTCATCACCGGCTGCTCCACGGGCTTCGGCCGCGCCCTGGCCCAGGCCGTCATCGCGCGCGGTTGGCGCGTCGTGGCGACCGCGCGCGAGCCCGCCCGTATCCAGGACCTGGCGGCCGCGGCGCCCGATCGCGTGCTGGCGCTGGCCCTGGATGTGACCGATCCGTCGGCCATCGCGGCGTCGGTGGGGGCCGCCCAGCAGCGCTTCGGCCGCATCGATGTGCTGGTCAACAACGCCGGCTACGGCTACCAGGCCACGGTGGAAGAGGGCGTGGAGGCCGAGATCCGCGCGCAGTTCGACGCCAACGTCTTCGGCCTGTTCGCCCTGACGCGCGCCGTGCTGCCGGGCATGCGGGAACGGCGGCGCGGGCACATCATCAACATCACGTCGGTGGCGGGCCTGGTGGGCTTCCAGGGCTCGGCGTATTACGCGGCCTCCAAGCATGCGGTGGAAGGCTTTTCCGATGCGCTGGCGGCGGAAGCCGCGCCGCTCGGGATACAGGTGACCTGCGTGGAGCCGGGCCCCTTTCGCACCGACTGGGCCGGCCGTTCGCTGCGGCAGACGCCGACCCGCATCGCCGATTATGCGGAAAGCGCCGCGCGGCGCATGCAGGCCACGCGCGAGAACAGCGGCAAGCAGATCGGCGACCCCGACCGGGCGGCACAGGCCATGATCCATATCACCGAGGTCGAGCAGGCGCCGCGGCATCTGGTCCTGGGCGCCTTCGGCATGAAGGCGGTGACGGACAAGCTCAAGGAGCGGCTGGCGCAGATCGAGTCCTGGCGCGACGTGGGCGTGGGGACGGATTTTCCCGGCTAG
- a CDS encoding DHCW motif cupin fold protein — MKLSDIPFGTTDWATIEPTEHPGTTGKALWRTRQFGDVRVRMVEYTPGYLADHWCSKGHILLCMAGSLDTELEDGRSFTLRPGMSYQVADAAEAHRSSTATGATLFIVD; from the coding sequence GTGAAACTATCGGACATTCCTTTCGGCACGACCGACTGGGCAACCATCGAGCCCACCGAACATCCCGGTACGACCGGCAAGGCCCTGTGGCGCACGCGCCAGTTCGGCGACGTCCGCGTGCGCATGGTCGAATACACGCCCGGCTACCTGGCGGATCACTGGTGCAGCAAGGGGCATATCCTGCTGTGCATGGCGGGGTCGCTGGATACGGAACTGGAAGACGGCCGCAGCTTTACCCTGCGGCCCGGCATGAGCTACCAGGTGGCCGATGCCGCCGAGGCGCACCGGTCCTCCACGGCCACCGGCGCGACCTTGTTCATCGTCGACTAA
- a CDS encoding DHA2 family efflux MFS transporter permease subunit: MPSRGGGLRVPADMSVGEKVFAFSTMCMGMFIALLDIQIVSASLKDIGGGLSAGVDETVWVQTAYLIAEIIVIPLSGWLARVMSTRWLFAASAAGFTVASLLCGWAWNIQSMIAFRALQGFLGGSMIPLVFTTAFAFFAGPQRVLAAATVGGLASLAPTLGPTVGGWITDHYSWHWLFFVNLVPGLFVTIMVPLFVRIDSPEPSLLRGADYPGIALLAVFLGCLEYTLEEGPRWDWLNDPTILATAWVSGLAGVGFIWRTLTYAQPIVDLRALKDRNFALGCLFSFVSGVGIFATIYLTPLFLGHVRGYSALQIGTAIFSTGAFQILSIPLYTMLANRVDLRWLLMAGLACFAFSMWNFVPITHDWGSAELLLPQAFRGMAQQFAVAPTVTLTLGSLPPARLKLASGLFNLMRNLGGAIGIALCATILNDRTNLHFYRMAEHLNTSNEAMNEALARMTAQAAGWSAEPATAGLARLWGLAYREAQTLAYSDAFLAIMAGFVVATALVPLMRKVQPPKAPSADAH, from the coding sequence ATGCCGTCGCGCGGCGGCGGGCTGCGCGTGCCCGCCGACATGTCGGTCGGCGAGAAAGTCTTTGCCTTCTCCACGATGTGCATGGGCATGTTCATCGCGCTGCTGGACATCCAGATCGTCTCGGCATCGCTGAAGGACATCGGCGGCGGCCTGTCGGCCGGCGTGGACGAAACCGTGTGGGTGCAGACCGCCTACCTGATCGCGGAAATCATCGTCATCCCGCTGTCCGGCTGGCTGGCGCGGGTCATGTCCACCCGCTGGCTGTTCGCCGCGTCGGCGGCCGGCTTTACGGTGGCCAGCCTGCTGTGCGGCTGGGCGTGGAACATCCAGAGCATGATCGCCTTTCGCGCGCTGCAGGGCTTCCTGGGCGGCTCGATGATCCCGCTGGTCTTTACCACCGCCTTCGCCTTCTTTGCCGGGCCGCAGCGCGTGCTGGCGGCGGCGACGGTGGGCGGCCTGGCGTCGCTGGCGCCCACGCTGGGGCCGACGGTGGGCGGCTGGATCACCGATCACTATTCCTGGCACTGGCTGTTCTTCGTGAATCTGGTGCCGGGGCTGTTCGTAACCATCATGGTGCCCTTGTTCGTGCGGATCGACAGCCCCGAGCCGTCGCTGTTGCGCGGCGCGGACTATCCCGGCATCGCCTTGCTGGCCGTTTTCCTGGGCTGCCTGGAATACACGCTGGAAGAGGGCCCGCGCTGGGACTGGCTGAACGATCCCACCATCCTGGCCACCGCCTGGGTGTCCGGCCTGGCCGGCGTCGGCTTCATATGGCGAACCCTGACCTATGCGCAGCCCATCGTGGACCTGCGCGCGCTGAAAGACCGCAATTTCGCACTGGGCTGCCTGTTCTCGTTCGTCAGCGGGGTAGGGATATTCGCCACCATCTACCTGACGCCGCTGTTCCTGGGCCACGTGCGGGGCTATAGCGCGCTGCAGATCGGCACGGCGATATTTTCCACGGGGGCATTCCAGATCCTGTCCATCCCGCTGTACACCATGCTGGCCAACCGCGTGGACCTGCGCTGGCTGTTGATGGCGGGGCTGGCCTGCTTCGCATTCTCGATGTGGAACTTCGTACCGATCACGCACGATTGGGGCAGCGCCGAACTGCTGCTGCCGCAGGCCTTCCGCGGCATGGCGCAACAGTTCGCGGTGGCGCCCACGGTGACGTTGACCCTGGGCAGCCTGCCGCCCGCGCGCCTGAAGCTGGCGTCGGGCCTGTTCAACCTGATGCGCAACCTGGGCGGCGCCATCGGCATCGCCTTGTGCGCGACCATCCTGAACGACCGCACCAACCTGCACTTCTACCGCATGGCCGAGCACCTGAATACCAGCAACGAAGCCATGAACGAGGCGCTGGCGCGCATGACGGCGCAGGCCGCCGGCTGGTCGGCCGAACCGGCCACGGCGGGGCTGGCGCGCCTGTGGGGCCTGGCCTACCGGGAGGCCCAGACGCTGGCCTATTCGGATGCCTTCCTGGCCATCATGGCGGGCTTTGTCGTGGCCACGGCGCTGGTGCCGCTGATGCGCAAGGTACAGCCGCCCAAGGCGCCTTCGGCCGACGCGCACTAG
- a CDS encoding HlyD family secretion protein, which yields MPPPTADAAAPPLAPASSAPRVRNGRRRLYLAAGIVAVLAAAWYGHYWWTEARFIEDTDDAYVGGDITVLGTKVPGYIAQVAAGDNQSVRAGDLVVKLDDRDYRAALEKAEGTVAAQQALLANLDANRRLQEAMILQARAGVAAAEAETVRTRQDQARYKSLSANAAVSVQSWQKADSDYKQAVASQQKAEAALVAAQRELDVIDTRKGQARAALAQALAEREQARLNLSYTEVRAPMDGTVGNRRARQGAYAPAGTQLLSLVPAAGLWVDANFKESQLARMAPGQRATIVADIMPDRVFHGRVASLAPATGAQFSVLPPENATGNFTKIVQRVPVRIVLDEEDARLGLLRPGLSVRAEVDERTHP from the coding sequence ATGCCTCCCCCCACCGCCGACGCGGCAGCGCCGCCCCTTGCACCCGCCTCCAGCGCGCCGCGCGTCCGCAACGGGCGCCGCCGGCTCTACCTGGCGGCGGGCATCGTCGCCGTCCTGGCCGCGGCCTGGTACGGGCATTACTGGTGGACGGAAGCGCGCTTCATCGAGGACACCGACGACGCCTATGTCGGCGGCGACATCACCGTGCTGGGCACCAAAGTGCCGGGCTACATCGCGCAGGTCGCCGCCGGCGACAACCAATCCGTGCGCGCGGGCGACCTGGTGGTCAAGCTGGACGACCGCGACTATCGCGCCGCGCTGGAGAAGGCAGAGGGCACGGTGGCCGCGCAGCAGGCGTTGCTGGCCAACCTGGACGCCAACCGCCGGCTGCAGGAGGCGATGATCCTGCAGGCGCGCGCCGGCGTGGCGGCGGCCGAAGCGGAAACCGTGCGCACGCGGCAGGACCAGGCACGCTACAAATCGCTGTCGGCGAATGCCGCGGTATCCGTGCAAAGCTGGCAGAAAGCCGACTCCGACTACAAGCAGGCGGTGGCCAGCCAGCAAAAGGCGGAAGCGGCCCTGGTGGCGGCGCAGCGCGAGCTGGACGTGATCGACACGCGGAAAGGCCAGGCCCGCGCTGCGCTGGCCCAGGCGCTGGCGGAGCGCGAGCAGGCCCGCCTGAATCTTTCCTATACCGAGGTGCGCGCGCCCATGGACGGCACCGTGGGCAACCGGCGCGCGCGCCAGGGCGCCTACGCGCCGGCCGGCACGCAGTTGCTGTCCCTGGTGCCTGCCGCCGGCCTGTGGGTGGACGCCAACTTCAAGGAAAGCCAGCTGGCCCGCATGGCCCCCGGCCAGCGCGCCACCATCGTCGCCGACATCATGCCGGATCGCGTCTTCCATGGCCGCGTCGCCAGCCTGGCGCCGGCGACCGGGGCGCAATTCAGCGTCCTGCCGCCGGAGAACGCCACCGGCAACTTCACCAAGATCGTGCAGCGCGTGCCGGTGCGCATCGTGCTGGACGAAGAAGACGCGCGCCTGGGCCTGCTGCGCCCCGGTTTGTCCGTGCGCGCGGAAGTCGACGAACGGACGCATCCATGA
- a CDS encoding winged helix-turn-helix transcriptional regulator, translating into MAPTDFADMPCPIARALARVGERWSMLILRDAFQGLTRFDEFRKSLDIAPNILTRRLAELVRDGMLEKRVYSRRPTRHEYILTAAAHDFRPVMLAMIAWGNRQFSPEGPAMMLVARDTGAPIEQRWVDTSTGRALGPGEYTVVAGPGATPRARYRMAYAARKRQGQGDGERFDPDGYRDEIPDAHAAATRTRPAARKARTAR; encoded by the coding sequence ATGGCCCCTACCGATTTCGCCGACATGCCCTGTCCCATCGCCCGCGCCCTTGCGCGCGTGGGCGAACGCTGGAGCATGCTGATCCTGCGGGACGCCTTCCAGGGCCTGACGCGCTTCGACGAGTTCCGCAAGAGCCTGGATATCGCGCCCAACATCCTGACGCGCCGCCTGGCGGAACTGGTGCGCGACGGCATGCTGGAGAAGCGGGTGTACTCGCGCCGTCCCACGCGCCACGAGTACATCCTGACGGCCGCGGCGCACGACTTCCGTCCGGTGATGCTGGCCATGATCGCCTGGGGCAACCGCCAGTTTTCGCCGGAAGGCCCGGCCATGATGCTGGTCGCGCGCGACACCGGCGCGCCCATCGAACAGCGCTGGGTGGACACCTCGACGGGCCGCGCCCTGGGCCCGGGCGAATACACCGTGGTCGCCGGACCGGGCGCGACGCCACGCGCCCGCTACCGCATGGCCTACGCGGCGCGCAAGCGGCAGGGCCAGGGCGATGGCGAGCGCTTCGACCCCGACGGATACCGCGACGAAATCCCCGACGCACACGCGGCCGCCACGCGGACGCGCCCCGCCGCCCGCAAAGCCCGCACCGCGCGCTGA
- a CDS encoding YajQ family cyclic di-GMP-binding protein: protein MPSFDVVSEVDKHELSNAVDQANRELATRFDFKGTDAKFELEEFIVTQSAPSAFQLKQMLDILRGRLTARGIDPRSMDPADPVVNLGGARQKVTIKQGIEQPVAKKLVAAIKDAKLKVETQINGDKLRVTGKKRDDLQTVIALLRKTDVDLPLQFQNFRD from the coding sequence ATGCCTTCTTTCGACGTCGTTTCCGAAGTGGACAAGCACGAACTGAGCAATGCCGTCGACCAGGCCAATCGCGAACTGGCGACGCGTTTCGACTTCAAGGGCACCGATGCCAAGTTCGAGCTGGAGGAGTTCATCGTCACGCAGTCCGCGCCGTCGGCCTTCCAGTTGAAGCAGATGCTGGACATCCTGCGCGGCCGCCTGACCGCGCGCGGCATAGACCCGCGCAGCATGGATCCGGCCGATCCGGTGGTGAACCTGGGCGGCGCGCGCCAGAAGGTCACCATCAAACAGGGCATAGAACAGCCCGTTGCCAAGAAACTGGTGGCGGCCATCAAGGACGCCAAGCTCAAGGTGGAAACGCAGATCAACGGCGACAAGCTGCGCGTCACGGGCAAGAAGCGCGACGACCTGCAAACCGTGATCGCCTTGCTGCGCAAGACCGACGTGGACCTGCCGCTGCAATTCCAGAACTTCCGCGACTAG
- a CDS encoding glutathione S-transferase family protein, with protein sequence MIKFYFNPGPNPMKVALLLEELGLAYETVPVDMRKGDQHRPDYVAINPNAKVPALVDGDATIFDSNAILIYLAEKTGRFLPPGAAGSADRAQLLSWLMFIATGVGPYSGQAVYFRVFTPEPNAAALNRYDFEAERHWRILDQRLAGRPYLLGDTYTIADMAMWGWARMIPTIFGGEAAWSRFPNVKRLLDEIGARPAGVAAEALKTRYTFKKEMDEDARRQMFPQLARLQAGAA encoded by the coding sequence ATGATCAAGTTCTATTTCAATCCCGGTCCCAATCCCATGAAGGTCGCCCTGCTGCTGGAAGAGCTGGGGCTGGCCTACGAAACCGTGCCCGTGGACATGCGCAAGGGCGACCAGCATCGTCCCGACTACGTCGCCATCAATCCCAACGCCAAGGTGCCGGCGCTGGTGGACGGCGACGCCACCATCTTCGACAGCAACGCCATCCTGATTTACCTGGCGGAAAAGACCGGGCGCTTCCTGCCGCCGGGCGCGGCCGGCTCGGCGGACCGCGCGCAGTTGCTGTCCTGGCTGATGTTCATCGCCACCGGCGTGGGCCCGTATTCCGGGCAAGCGGTGTACTTCCGCGTCTTTACGCCGGAACCCAATGCCGCCGCGCTGAACCGCTACGATTTCGAGGCCGAACGCCACTGGCGCATCCTGGACCAGCGCCTGGCCGGGCGTCCCTACCTGCTGGGCGACACCTACACCATCGCCGATATGGCAATGTGGGGCTGGGCGCGCATGATCCCCACCATCTTCGGCGGCGAGGCGGCCTGGTCGCGCTTCCCCAACGTCAAGCGGCTGCTGGACGAGATCGGCGCGCGTCCCGCCGGCGTGGCGGCCGAGGCCCTGAAGACGCGCTACACCTTCAAGAAGGAGATGGACGAGGACGCGCGCCGGCAGATGTTCCCCCAGCTGGCGCGCCTGCAGGCCGGCGCCGCCTGA
- a CDS encoding DUF2127 domain-containing protein codes for MSVHDPRFASSSAPRGHLAPHQRAQRLIALVEAAKGIGALAASIGLLSLLHHDLRHIVTVLIGHFGLNPGAHYPEEILHYATVLQDTSVRALVALALAYVALRLIEAYGLWWDRAWGEWLGALSGAIYIPFELRHLLHRPGLLAAAVVLFNVAIVAFLGLQLWRKRRLPARRGG; via the coding sequence ATGAGCGTCCACGATCCGCGTTTCGCTTCCAGCTCCGCCCCGCGGGGCCATCTGGCGCCGCATCAGCGCGCGCAGCGCCTGATCGCCCTGGTGGAAGCCGCCAAGGGTATCGGCGCATTGGCGGCCAGCATCGGGTTGCTGAGCTTGCTGCACCACGACCTGCGCCACATCGTGACCGTGCTGATCGGCCATTTCGGGCTGAATCCGGGCGCGCATTATCCGGAAGAGATCCTGCACTACGCCACCGTGCTGCAGGACACCAGCGTGCGGGCGCTGGTGGCGCTGGCCCTGGCCTATGTCGCGCTGCGTTTGATAGAGGCCTATGGCCTGTGGTGGGACCGTGCCTGGGGGGAATGGCTGGGCGCCTTGTCGGGCGCCATCTACATTCCTTTCGAGCTGCGCCATCTGTTGCACCGGCCCGGCCTGCTGGCGGCGGCGGTGGTGCTGTTCAACGTAGCCATCGTCGCCTTCCTGGGCCTGCAGCTGTGGCGCAAGCGCAGGCTTCCCGCCCGGCGGGGGGGTTGA